Sequence from the Corallococcus soli genome:
CGGTACGAGGCGGACCTCAATCGGGCCCGAGCCGTGGCCCGTGAGGGGATGCTGAAGGACCTCTGACGCGAAGACGTGAGCCCAAGGCGTTCTTGAACGCCCGGGTGCTCATTCCTGGCGAGGCGCCGCCGCGCGAGACAGTCGGTCCCGCACGGCGATACCCAAGCCGCTCGCCAAAGGCAGACAGGCCACAAGCACGTCGTGGCCCTGCTCATCCGCTTCCCGCAGCCTTGCATACAGGACGCGCGCGGCCTCAGCCGGTTCGCCCGGCACGTCGAACCGCTGCACGTCTCCAGGCAGTGACAGCGACGCGGGGCCCAGCACGCCCACGCGCAAGCCCTGGGCCCGCAGCGCTTCCACCCGCTGACCCACCTCGGAGGGCTCCGCCAGCACCACGCCCGCGCGCGGTGCGTAGTGCGACGCCAGCGAACCGGACACGCGCACCGTGGTGGACGCGCGCACCGGCACCTCGCGCCCCAGCACCCGCTCCACCTCCTCCGTCGCCAGCCCTCCGGGCCGGAGAATCGCGGGCGCACCGGAGGACAGGTCCACGATGGTCGACTCCACGCCCACCGTGGACGGACCCCCATCCAGCACCAGGTCCACGTCGCCGCCCAGGTCCTGCTGCACGTGCTCCGCCGTCGTCGGGCTCACCCTTCCGAAGCGGTTGGCGCTGGGCGCGGCCACGCCTCCGCCCATCCTGCGCAGCACCTCCAGCGCCACTGGATGCCCCGGCACCCGCAGGGCCACCGTGTCCTGGCCTCCCGTCACCGCGTCCGTGGCCCTGGCCGTG
This genomic interval carries:
- a CDS encoding L-threonylcarbamoyladenylate synthase; translated protein: MLNPDLLDRAVELLRRGGVIALPTETVYGLAANAEDELAVRRVFAIKGRPATHPLIVHIPGAEHLSQWARVIPDEAQALAKAFWPGPLTLVLPRTARATDAVTGGQDTVALRVPGHPVALEVLRRMGGGVAAPSANRFGRVSPTTAEHVQQDLGGDVDLVLDGGPSTVGVESTIVDLSSGAPAILRPGGLATEEVERVLGREVPVRASTTVRVSGSLASHYAPRAGVVLAEPSEVGQRVEALRAQGLRVGVLGPASLSLPGDVQRFDVPGEPAEAARVLYARLREADEQGHDVLVACLPLASGLGIAVRDRLSRAAAPRQE